GGACGTTGAAACCTATGAACTTTTTGCCCGCAATAACCTCTGAGATCCCCTGGGCAAAGATCTGCTGGGCAGGGCTAGGTGGGGATCTTCTGGAGAAAAGATCCAGGTTTGACACCCGACAGTGGCAAGGGAATTCATGGACAACGTGATAGTAGAGAAAAAAGGGCCTGTGGTTCTCATTCTCATTAATCGCCCTCATGTACGCAACGCCGTTGACAGAACCACTGCAGAGGAGCTGGCAGAGGCCTTCAGAGAATTTCAGCAGGATGACACGATGTTGGCTGCTGTGTTGGGTGGAACTGGTGGCCATTTCTGCGCCGGGGCTGATCTCAAAGCCTTCAGTCGAGGGGAAGGCAACAGGCTCAGTCCAGAAGGAGACGGGCCCATGGGACCATCCAGGATGTTTCTTTCCAAACCTGTGGTGGCCGCTGTTGCCGGCCATGCTGTGGCCGGCGGCTTGGAGCTGGCCCTGATGTGCGACCTGCGTGTGGCCGAGAGGGATGCGGTGTTCGGGGTTTTTTGCAGACGTTGGGGTGTACCTCTCATAGATGGCGGAACCGTGCGCCTCCCGCGCCTCATAGGGCTTTCCAGGGCCCTGGATATGATCCTCACGGGCAGACCCGTGGGAGCCCAGGAGGCCCTTCAAATGGGCCTGGTCAACAGGGTGGTGGAAAATGGAAAGGCCCTGGAAGAAGCTTATTTGCTGGCCAGGCAAATAAGTAGCTTCCCCCAGGTATGTCTCAGAAATGATAGGCTCTCGACTTATCAGGGCATGGATCTTTCTTTCTCAGAGGCCATGCAAAACGAGTTCGCCCTGGGCATGCAAACAATTCAAAGCGGGGAATCCCTGAAGGGAGCAGCCAGGTTTGCCATGGGAGAAGGCCGCCACGGAACTTTCCATCAAGGGTCTGAGTCTCCACCCACTGAGCCCTTATCCCTCCCCGAAAATGAATAGGCCGGGCTAGCCCTCCCAGGAATCAAGCCCAGTTACCTCCTATAATTCTTCAGGAACTCCACCAGCAGCCTGACTCCGAATCCGGTGGCTCCTTTGGGTCTGTAGGGTCGGTCCTTGTCTGTCCAGACAGGCCCTGCAATGTCTAGATGGATCCAGGGGGTCTCTCCCACAAATTTCTTAAGAAACAGGGCCCCTTGTATGGCACCTGCCTCTCTGCCTCCGGAATTCTTCACATCCGCCACGTCGCTCTTTATGAGCTCTTCGTACTCTTCCTTCAAAGGCAAGGGCCAGATGTCCTCTCCTGTGATTTCAGATGCCTTCCTGAGTTGTTCCATGGCCTCCTGGTGGGTTCCCATGAGGCCTGCTATCTGGTCACCCAAGGCCACTATGCAAGCCCCGGTCAGGGTGGCCAAATCAATTATTAGATCTGGCTTGTATCTTAGGGCGTATGAGAGGGCATCAGCCAGGATGACCCTTCCTTCGGCATCTGTGTTGCTGACCTCAATGCTCTTGCCTGAAAAGGTGGTGAGCACATCCCCTGGTTTGTATGCAGAGCCAGAAGGCATGTTCTCGGTGGCAGGAATCACGCCCACCAGGTGTAGAGGAAGTTTCAACTTGGCCACAGCCTTCAGTACACCCAAGACCACAGCCCCTCCGGCCATATCGTCTTTCATCTGATCCATTTTCTCGGCAGGTTTCAGGCTTATTCCACCACTGTCAAAGGTGATTCCCTTGCCCACCAAGGCCAGGGTGGGTGAAGCCTTGAACCCCTTTCCATATTCCAGGACAATGAGCCTAGGGGGTTCTTTACTGCCGGAGGCCACCCCAAGGATCCCTCCCATGTTCATGGAGCGGAGTTGGTCTTCTTCCAGCACCGTGCAATGGACTCCCTCGGATTTAGCCATAAGGGCAGCCTGTTCGGCCAAACCTCTGGGAGTCAGATGATTGGAAGGCTGGGAGACCAGATCCCTGACCCAATAAACCGCCTCGCAGACCGAAACCGCCTCTTCCACAACCCTTGCCATCCTGCCTCCTGGACGCCCCCCAGCAAGAAGCACCATCTGCCTTGGATCAGTATCCTCAGAAGCCTCCTTCTTATAACCCTTAAACCTGTACAGTCCCAAAAGCGCTCCCTCCACGGCTGCAGAAGCCATGGCCTCTTTGCCCAACTGCAAGTTGGGCGGATCCTGAAGACTCACCCCGAACTCCTCCACACTCAGGCTTCTGCAGGCCTGGGCCGCCTTACTCACACCGGCCCTCCAGTCTTCCAGAGTGAGCTTCTCCATCTTTCCCAGGCCCACCAGCATGAGCCTGCCTGGTGCAAGGGCTCCCATTGTACGTTGAACCAGTATCTCTCCTGGCTTGCCCTTGAAATCCCCCAAAGCCAAAAGCCTTCTTATCCACCCTTTGGAAGCTCGATCCAGATCCCAGAGAACTCCTTTGTCGGGCCTTGGATTCTCGGCAGTAGCCACCACCAAAACAGGCCCCCTGTAGGATCCGGGGCTTTGCCCCGAAATGCGAATCTTCATCATGGTCATCTCCTTACCCCTTCATCCAAGAGCGCATCGAAGCGTTCAGCCTGCCTCAGCCTACGTGCTTCAACAGATCGCTGTAAGTGATGATACCCACCAGGTGCCCCTTCTCGTCGAGCACAGGGAAGCTATTCTTGCGGGTTTCTATCATGAGCTGTAAGACCCTGGTAAGGGGGTGCTCAGGGCTCACATGAAAAGGCGTTCGGGTCATGAAGTCCGAAACAGGCCCTTTCATGAGTTCTTCGTACGCAGGGGTCATGGATGTGGGTTGGAATACCAGGGTCTTCAGAAAATCAAATTTGGTCACAACACCCACCAACTTGTCGTCCTCCAGCACAGGGAAGCAGTTGTAGTCGTACTGCTCAAATAGTTTTCTTAGCTCCCCGGCAGTGGTCTGGGGTGTAACTGTTCTCACCTCATGGGTCATCACATCCTTTACTTTCATGAATACAAACCTGTGCATTTCGCCTTCTCCTTTTCTTGGAGCCGATCCTCACCTCAAGGCCGCCCCAAAAAGCCCATTAAAAGGTTAATCCGCAAAGCTTGGAAGCCCGCACTTTTCAGGGAAAAAATGATGCGGGCCATATTTGGGATCTCTCCATAGAAACCCTCCTGTTTTCAAAGAACGCATATCTCAGGCCTTCCAGAACCGCCTCATTCCCTCTGCCATTTCTCTGAGTTTCATGTCTACCAAGTAGTTGACCGTACCTTCGGGGAACATGTTGTCAGGCCCCTTTTGCCCTGCCTCAACTCCTGTGAGTATCTGGATACCTTCATCCACCGTGTTCACAGCAATGACGGAAAACTTCCCCTGGGCCACCGCCTCCACCACATCTTGTCTCAACATCAGGTCTCCCACATTGCGCGCCGGAATCATCACTCCCTGCGTGCCACTCAAGCCTTTTATCCTACACACATCGAAGAATCCCTCTATCTTCTCATTCACCCCTCCTATGGGCTGTATCTCGCCTTTCTGATTTATTGAGCCTGTGACAGCTATGTCCTGCCTGATGGGGAGCCCGCATAGGCTCGAGAGGATAGCATAGAGTTCTGTGGAAGAGGCGCTGTCTCCCTCCACACCGCTATAAGACTGCTCGAAGCATATGCTGGCGCTAATGCTCAGGGGTTTGTCCTGGGCATAGCGGCCCCTTAGATACCCGGCCAGGATCTGGACACCTTTGTTGTGGATGGGGCCGCCCAGTTCACTCTCTCTCTCTATGTTTATTACCCCCTCCCTGCCCATGGAGGTCTGGGCTGTGATGCGGGAGGGTTTGCCGAAAGATATGTCTCCTATGTCGTACACAGCCAGACCATTGACCACCCCGACCTTCCAGCCCTCGGTATCTATGAGCACAGAGCCTTCTGCGATCATCTCCCTGAGCTTCTCCTCCACCAGATTGAACCTCCAGTGGCGGCTCTCCACTGCACGCTCCACATGAGAGGCCATGACTGTGCAGGCCCCCTCTTTTCTGGCCCAGTAGGCCGACTCTCTTATGACGTCCGCCACCTGGTGGAAACGTGTACTTATGCGGGTCTTTCGACCAGCAAGGCGAACACCGTGCTGCACCACGGCTGCCACTGCCTCCTGGTGGAATGCAGGAAGGTTTTCTTTTTGACATATCTTGCGCACAAACTCAGAGTACTTCCGTACGGCTTCTTGGCTGTTCTCCATGACAGTATCGAAGTCGGCTTTTATCTTGAAGACCTTCTTGAAGTCCTCGTCCCTGTGAAAGAGGATGTAGTACACCTCTGAGTCGCCTATCATGATCACCTTCACATCTGTTTTTATAGGCTCAGGCTTCAAAGAAGCTGCTGCAAAAAACGAGAAGGGATCAAAATTTTGGATCTCCA
The nucleotide sequence above comes from bacterium. Encoded proteins:
- a CDS encoding crotonase/enoyl-CoA hydratase family protein codes for the protein MDNVIVEKKGPVVLILINRPHVRNAVDRTTAEELAEAFREFQQDDTMLAAVLGGTGGHFCAGADLKAFSRGEGNRLSPEGDGPMGPSRMFLSKPVVAAVAGHAVAGGLELALMCDLRVAERDAVFGVFCRRWGVPLIDGGTVRLPRLIGLSRALDMILTGRPVGAQEALQMGLVNRVVENGKALEEAYLLARQISSFPQVCLRNDRLSTYQGMDLSFSEAMQNEFALGMQTIQSGESLKGAARFAMGEGRHGTFHQGSESPPTEPLSLPENE
- a CDS encoding leucyl aminopeptidase; amino-acid sequence: MMKIRISGQSPGSYRGPVLVVATAENPRPDKGVLWDLDRASKGWIRRLLALGDFKGKPGEILVQRTMGALAPGRLMLVGLGKMEKLTLEDWRAGVSKAAQACRSLSVEEFGVSLQDPPNLQLGKEAMASAAVEGALLGLYRFKGYKKEASEDTDPRQMVLLAGGRPGGRMARVVEEAVSVCEAVYWVRDLVSQPSNHLTPRGLAEQAALMAKSEGVHCTVLEEDQLRSMNMGGILGVASGSKEPPRLIVLEYGKGFKASPTLALVGKGITFDSGGISLKPAEKMDQMKDDMAGGAVVLGVLKAVAKLKLPLHLVGVIPATENMPSGSAYKPGDVLTTFSGKSIEVSNTDAEGRVILADALSYALRYKPDLIIDLATLTGACIVALGDQIAGLMGTHQEAMEQLRKASEITGEDIWPLPLKEEYEELIKSDVADVKNSGGREAGAIQGALFLKKFVGETPWIHLDIAGPVWTDKDRPYRPKGATGFGVRLLVEFLKNYRR
- a CDS encoding CBS domain-containing protein — translated: MHRFVFMKVKDVMTHEVRTVTPQTTAGELRKLFEQYDYNCFPVLEDDKLVGVVTKFDFLKTLVFQPTSMTPAYEELMKGPVSDFMTRTPFHVSPEHPLTRVLQLMIETRKNSFPVLDEKGHLVGIITYSDLLKHVG